A region from the Patescibacteria group bacterium genome encodes:
- a CDS encoding thioredoxin domain-containing protein, with product MLKKISFWFGLLAVVLLVVIFFNLKEQSKIINPVLEQPTEKVQPKNPSEVTIFPADPVRGVKNGAKLTIVQFSDFTCPYCAQMAVLLSVMVAQNKDRVSLVWKDFPLAEHEQSLPAAKAAQCASLQGKFWDYHDKLFQNQSSLSDFVYESIANDLKLNMPKFLTCLSNNETLPLIQRNIMEGRSVGLDGTPYYIINGRVHSGILTQTELNDLLSGY from the coding sequence ATGTTAAAAAAAATTTCTTTCTGGTTTGGTTTATTAGCGGTGGTTTTGTTGGTCGTGATTTTTTTTAATTTAAAAGAGCAATCAAAAATAATTAATCCAGTTTTGGAACAGCCGACAGAAAAAGTTCAACCTAAAAATCCTAGTGAGGTGACTATTTTTCCAGCTGACCCAGTAAGAGGAGTAAAAAATGGAGCCAAACTAACGATTGTTCAGTTTAGCGATTTTACTTGTCCTTATTGTGCTCAAATGGCTGTTTTATTGTCTGTGATGGTTGCCCAAAATAAAGATAGAGTTAGTTTAGTTTGGAAAGATTTTCCTTTGGCCGAACACGAGCAGTCTTTGCCGGCTGCTAAAGCGGCTCAGTGTGCCTCGCTGCAGGGTAAATTTTGGGATTATCATGATAAACTTTTTCAAAATCAATCTAGTTTAAGTGATTTCGTGTATGAATCAATCGCTAATGATTTAAAATTAAATATGCCTAAATTTTTAACTTGCTTGAGTAATAACGAAACTTTGCCATTAATTCAAAGGAATATTATGGAAGGTCGGTCGGTTGGTTTAGATGGTACACCTTATTATATAATTAATGGTCGGGTGCATAGTGGCATTTTAACACAAACGGAACTAAATGATTTGTTAAGTGGTTATTAA
- a CDS encoding threonylcarbamoyl-AMP synthase, whose product MEFFSKTDLDILKLVSLFKKGQVVAGPTETAYGLLADATNQAALKKIFYIKGRPAHKPCPVVVATLAMAKKWADFDSLSLKLAQAFWPGPLTLVLPTQQSFWPARLLAGQAEIGLRLTSSSWLRKLSGSLGRPVTATSANLSGQPVLYDYKEVAKQLAPNNLKYLVASRRLPIRPVSTVVRVRKGHLRVLRRGAISLARIEDVIRYK is encoded by the coding sequence ATGGAATTTTTTTCCAAAACTGATTTAGATATACTTAAGCTGGTGAGTTTATTTAAAAAAGGGCAAGTGGTGGCTGGTCCAACAGAAACAGCTTACGGTTTATTGGCCGATGCCACCAATCAAGCAGCTCTTAAAAAAATTTTTTATATTAAAGGTCGTCCCGCCCATAAACCCTGTCCAGTGGTCGTGGCGACTTTGGCCATGGCCAAAAAATGGGCTGATTTTGATAGTTTGTCTTTAAAATTAGCTCAAGCTTTTTGGCCAGGACCTTTAACTTTGGTTTTACCCACCCAGCAGTCTTTTTGGCCAGCTCGGCTGTTAGCTGGTCAAGCAGAAATTGGTTTGCGTTTAACTAGTTCCTCTTGGTTACGTAAATTATCTGGAAGCTTAGGTCGTCCTGTAACCGCCACTTCAGCTAATTTGTCGGGACAACCTGTTTTATATGATTATAAGGAAGTAGCTAAACAGTTGGCGCCTAATAATTTAAAGTATTTAGTCGCTAGTCGACGTTTACCAATTAGGCCAGTTTCCACGGTAGTTAGAGTACGTAAAGGTCACTTACGAGTTTTAAGGAGGGGGGCTATTTCCTTAGCCAGAATAGAGGATGTGATAAGATATAAGTAA
- a CDS encoding PrgI family protein translates to MKQFVVPQFIDIEDKIFGPITSRQFIILMIGGFLVFAEFKLFDFALFLLLGIITAGLSIIFSFVKVNGMPVHYFLLNLFQGIKQPKERIWRKEINEEDLKKAVRRPVVMPAKVSLSSKQPFNKSRLQELVLMVDTGGAYNPEEDINQ, encoded by the coding sequence ATGAAACAGTTTGTGGTACCACAATTTATAGACATTGAGGACAAAATTTTTGGTCCGATAACCAGTCGACAATTTATTATATTAATGATTGGTGGTTTTTTGGTGTTTGCTGAATTTAAGCTATTTGATTTTGCTTTATTTTTATTGTTGGGAATTATAACAGCTGGTTTATCTATTATTTTCTCTTTTGTTAAAGTTAATGGTATGCCCGTTCATTATTTTTTATTGAATTTATTCCAAGGTATTAAACAACCCAAAGAGAGAATATGGCGGAAAGAAATAAATGAGGAAGATTTAAAAAAGGCTGTTCGTCGGCCAGTGGTTATGCCGGCTAAAGTTAGCCTTTCCAGCAAACAACCTTTTAATAAGTCGCGCTTACAGGAATTAGTTTTAATGGTAGATACCGGCGGGGCTTATAATCCGGAAGAAGATATTAATCAATAA
- a CDS encoding DUF87 domain-containing protein has translation MAISIHQAKKELQDQEQLEQAGSSMTVSSEKELIEAEKVLREGSVKIKELIAPAAFKVTPNHIELNGQFLRTIFVMAYPRYISLGWFVPVVNLNVTLDVGMYFYMIPSEVILKQLRNKVGALEAQMMADREKGAPRDPVRETALQDIEQLRDNLTQGSERFFQYALYVTLYASTLKELDKITQQVEGLFGSKLVYSRRALWQAEQGFNSTLPLGMDELQVYFNMNSSPVASSFPFMSAELTSDDGILYGINRHNNSLILFDRFSLQNANSVVFATSGAGKSYAVKLEVLRSLMMGTDVIIIDPEMEYKHLSAAVGGSYVNISLNSEAKINPFDLPRPVGDVKAGDIIRSAVITLKGLMRLMLGNLTHQEDSLIDRALLETYAKKDITISSDLSQVEPPVMSDFQEVLAGMEGGESLVLRIKKYTEGTFSGLFNSPTTVDMKNQLVVFSVRDLEDELRPIAIYTIVNYIWNVVRSEMKKRVLVIDEAWWLMQNEDSAKFIFALVKRCRKYYLGVTTITQDVNDFLNSPYGQAIVTNSSLQLLLKQSSAAIDKIASVFLLTEGEKYLLLECGVGEGIFFAGAKHAAIKIVASYTEDQLITSDPRQLLEIEQAKKDFEQSLQEPEIG, from the coding sequence ATGGCTATTTCTATACACCAAGCAAAAAAAGAATTACAAGACCAAGAGCAGTTGGAACAAGCTGGTTCGTCTATGACCGTATCTTCAGAAAAGGAATTGATTGAAGCGGAAAAAGTATTGCGCGAGGGTTCGGTTAAAATAAAAGAACTTATTGCTCCGGCAGCTTTTAAGGTAACGCCTAATCACATAGAGTTAAACGGACAGTTTTTACGTACCATTTTTGTAATGGCTTATCCTCGGTATATTTCTTTAGGTTGGTTTGTGCCGGTAGTTAATCTTAATGTTACTTTGGATGTGGGTATGTATTTTTATATGATACCGTCCGAAGTAATTTTAAAACAACTTAGGAATAAAGTTGGTGCCCTAGAAGCGCAAATGATGGCTGATCGGGAAAAAGGAGCGCCTAGGGATCCGGTTCGGGAGACAGCTTTACAGGATATTGAACAATTAAGGGATAATTTGACTCAAGGATCAGAAAGGTTTTTTCAATATGCTTTATATGTAACTTTGTATGCGTCTACCCTAAAAGAGTTAGACAAAATAACTCAACAAGTGGAAGGTTTGTTTGGTTCTAAGTTGGTTTATTCTCGGCGGGCTTTGTGGCAAGCGGAGCAGGGTTTTAATTCAACCTTGCCTTTGGGTATGGATGAATTGCAGGTTTATTTTAATATGAATTCTTCGCCGGTCGCTTCATCCTTTCCTTTTATGTCGGCCGAATTAACTAGCGACGATGGTATATTATATGGCATCAATCGGCATAATAATTCTTTGATTCTATTTGATCGTTTTAGTTTGCAAAACGCTAACTCAGTAGTTTTTGCCACTTCAGGTGCGGGTAAAAGTTATGCTGTTAAATTAGAAGTTTTGCGTTCTTTAATGATGGGCACGGATGTTATTATTATTGACCCAGAAATGGAATACAAACATTTATCAGCGGCCGTAGGTGGTAGTTATGTTAATATTTCTCTTAATTCTGAAGCCAAGATTAATCCTTTTGATTTACCTCGGCCGGTGGGTGATGTTAAGGCTGGTGATATTATTCGTTCGGCTGTTATAACCTTAAAAGGTTTAATGCGTTTAATGTTGGGTAATTTAACTCATCAAGAAGATTCTTTGATAGACCGAGCATTGCTGGAAACTTACGCTAAAAAAGATATTACCATTTCTTCTGATTTATCTCAGGTAGAACCGCCAGTTATGTCGGATTTTCAGGAAGTTTTGGCCGGTATGGAAGGTGGAGAAAGTTTAGTATTAAGAATTAAAAAATATACCGAAGGCACTTTTTCTGGATTATTTAATAGTCCGACCACTGTGGATATGAAGAACCAATTGGTGGTTTTTTCGGTCCGAGATTTGGAAGATGAGTTAAGACCGATCGCTATTTATACCATAGTTAATTATATTTGGAACGTGGTTCGTTCGGAAATGAAAAAGCGAGTTTTGGTAATTGATGAAGCTTGGTGGTTAATGCAGAACGAAGATAGCGCCAAGTTTATTTTTGCTTTAGTTAAACGTTGCCGTAAGTATTATTTGGGTGTTACAACTATTACCCAAGATGTTAATGACTTTTTAAATTCACCTTATGGTCAGGCCATAGTAACTAACTCTTCTTTACAGTTACTGCTTAAACAATCATCGGCGGCCATAGATAAAATCGCTTCTGTTTTCTTATTGACGGAAGGGGAAAAATATTTGCTTTTGGAGTGTGGTGTGGGTGAAGGAATATTTTTTGCTGGCGCTAAGCATGCCGCTATTAAAATAGTGGCTTCTTATACCGAAGATCAATTAATAACTTCCGATCCTAGGCAATTGTTGGAAATAGAGCAGGCTAAAAAAGATTTTGAACAAAGCCTGCAAGAACCGGAAATAGGATAG
- the rsmA gene encoding ribosomal RNA small subunit methyltransferase A, whose protein sequence is MLPDNLLKWTKVLIAKYQLKPGRRLGQHFLIDRSVIEEVLTVADLKPNQAVLEVGGGFGTLTLFLLEKKVNLTVVELDKKLASILEGYKKFSTNFKVVEADILKISDTELKQALNLSINQSWFLLANLPYEISGAFLRRFLSGSFKPSRMVLLLQKEVADRLAAKPGQLSLLGLQAQLNAQVQVFKKVTPAAFLPPPKVGSAVVRLDIKSAEDKTKLLAGLSEDFFWRVAKTAFTTKRKQLVGSLSAGLALDRAFITQALHKVNLKTTARPQELSLEQWIGLSKELVIRFL, encoded by the coding sequence ATGTTACCTGATAATTTGTTAAAGTGGACTAAAGTTTTGATTGCTAAATATCAACTTAAACCTGGTCGTCGTTTGGGACAACATTTTTTAATTGATCGGTCGGTTATTGAAGAAGTTTTAACAGTGGCTGATTTAAAACCCAATCAAGCGGTTTTAGAAGTTGGTGGCGGTTTCGGCACTTTAACTTTATTTTTGTTAGAGAAGAAAGTTAATTTGACAGTTGTGGAATTAGATAAAAAATTAGCAAGCATTTTAGAGGGTTATAAAAAATTTAGTACTAACTTTAAGGTAGTAGAGGCTGATATATTAAAAATTAGTGATACTGAATTAAAACAAGCTCTTAATTTATCAATTAACCAGTCTTGGTTTTTATTGGCTAATTTACCTTACGAAATATCCGGTGCCTTTTTACGTCGATTTTTGTCAGGTAGTTTTAAACCCAGTAGGATGGTTTTGCTTTTACAAAAGGAAGTGGCGGATAGATTAGCAGCCAAACCTGGCCAATTAAGCTTGTTGGGTTTGCAAGCTCAACTTAATGCCCAGGTACAAGTGTTTAAGAAAGTTACCCCAGCCGCATTTTTACCGCCACCCAAAGTGGGATCAGCTGTGGTTAGGCTGGATATTAAATCTGCTGAGGACAAGACTAAATTATTAGCCGGTTTATCAGAAGATTTTTTTTGGCGAGTAGCTAAAACAGCTTTTACTACCAAACGTAAGCAATTAGTAGGTAGTTTAAGCGCTGGTTTAGCTTTAGATAGAGCTTTTATCACTCAAGCTCTTCATAAAGTTAATTTAAAAACAACTGCTCGCCCTCAAGAATTATCTTTGGAGCAGTGGATTGGGCTATCTAAGGAGTTAGTTATTCGGTTTTTATAA
- a CDS encoding pilin: MIILQRFFLIKPSKVLLFFFFSLVLFFIFSYSAKAAAGDFVQQRCWFEDNCKEGKGLWEKDPSVLPGGCAANPTNISCQNCDEVGGQATARCFAPSPSIPLQVGIPGVSEKFCSSYTLGEEPTSCSTDQDCQQKGLGFCRPGITGGFPGYLAAFYKFFIGFLAVAAVVMIMWGGFKRIAAAGSAETIKNANSTIISAIVGLVIALMSYSLLQLVNPALVKNTLPGIEMVKPEIFGFCPAYQEAKSLYNAGYTYYECVGGSFDRLPCFKDEDCKPAAGETKNGTCVERQGKNSPSSSCGKKLVLSTGECTGLECQETGQGCFKNSSREGFPYACSSYMLKGKLVGIEVNRLDALLICNNGDKVGFDCGMMKPNGTISDTMDVENNGYYTLTGCWSGLTLKNTNHCAAAGGVKGLALLVERESDGCDDWYAIDASTCGTISKKILDNNGIGVTRWHSGYPICALDLLADDIDYTKVSADKLFQPFDSNGKMQPIACDLNITDTEFPDR; this comes from the coding sequence ATGATTATTTTACAAAGATTTTTTTTAATAAAGCCATCAAAAGTATTATTATTTTTCTTTTTTAGTTTGGTTTTATTTTTTATTTTTAGTTATAGCGCCAAAGCGGCGGCTGGAGATTTTGTTCAGCAACGTTGTTGGTTTGAAGATAATTGTAAAGAGGGCAAAGGCTTATGGGAAAAAGATCCTTCTGTTTTGCCGGGTGGTTGTGCCGCTAATCCGACTAATATCAGTTGTCAAAATTGTGATGAAGTTGGCGGTCAGGCCACGGCTCGTTGTTTTGCCCCCAGCCCCTCTATACCCTTACAAGTAGGTATACCGGGAGTTAGTGAAAAATTTTGTTCCAGTTATACTTTAGGCGAGGAGCCAACTTCTTGTTCTACTGATCAAGATTGTCAGCAAAAAGGTTTGGGTTTTTGCCGACCAGGGATTACTGGTGGTTTTCCTGGTTATTTGGCAGCCTTTTATAAATTTTTTATTGGTTTTTTGGCTGTAGCTGCTGTGGTTATGATAATGTGGGGCGGTTTTAAACGTATTGCCGCGGCCGGTAGTGCTGAAACCATAAAGAATGCCAATTCTACTATTATTAGTGCTATTGTCGGTTTAGTAATCGCTTTAATGTCTTATTCTTTACTGCAACTGGTTAACCCGGCTTTGGTTAAAAATACCTTGCCGGGCATAGAAATGGTTAAGCCGGAAATATTTGGTTTTTGCCCTGCATACCAAGAAGCCAAATCTTTGTATAATGCCGGGTACACTTATTATGAATGTGTCGGTGGTTCATTTGATAGACTACCTTGTTTTAAAGATGAAGATTGTAAGCCAGCGGCTGGTGAAACAAAAAATGGTACCTGTGTGGAACGGCAAGGCAAAAATTCCCCTAGTAGCAGTTGTGGTAAAAAATTGGTTTTGAGTACTGGTGAATGTACTGGTTTGGAATGTCAGGAAACAGGTCAGGGTTGTTTTAAAAATTCTTCTCGGGAGGGTTTTCCTTATGCTTGCAGTAGCTATATGTTAAAGGGTAAGTTAGTGGGTATAGAAGTAAACAGGTTAGATGCTTTATTAATCTGCAATAACGGTGATAAAGTAGGTTTTGATTGTGGCATGATGAAACCGAATGGTACTATTAGTGATACTATGGATGTGGAAAATAATGGTTATTATACTTTGACGGGTTGTTGGAGTGGTTTGACTTTAAAGAATACCAATCATTGTGCAGCAGCGGGCGGGGTTAAGGGTTTGGCTTTGTTGGTGGAAAGGGAATCGGACGGTTGTGATGATTGGTATGCTATAGATGCTTCAACTTGTGGTACTATAAGTAAGAAAATTTTGGACAATAACGGGATAGGTGTAACGCGTTGGCATAGTGGCTATCCGATTTGTGCTTTAGATTTATTAGCGGATGATATTGATTATACGAAGGTTAGTGCTGATAAATTATTCCAGCCGTTTGATAGTAATGGTAAAATGCAACCAATCGCTTGCGATTTAAATATTACAGACACAGAATTTCCTGATAGATAA
- a CDS encoding MFS transporter, producing the protein MLHQFALSFGRLFPKRLARQVKELYLATILQSLALAMIIIFEPIYLWQQGLGLKGILIFYLAVYVLYVLIMPLGAKLANRFGYETSIALSTVSQAIYLLTLFLSAWSWWWLVITVVAYAGQKSLYWPAYHADFAHNSDSAEQGKELSGLSVCIALVYVLGPLLAGLLLTFFSWLWLFIIGSFILLLSNWPLLRTKEIFKPTDFSYWDTYKQVFGRQNWRRLLAYIGFGEELIVMVLWPVFIAVVLVNYAEIGAVVAASTLVMALVTLYIGKLSDEQDAGKVLRLSVLVYFLSWLGRLATRLPFSVFVVDAWSRVSKNAVIIPLMSITYRRSKLTSVMAGGVFFEMSLSVGKIVAALILLAIFSFGESWTAAWLTGAAMSLLYLLLK; encoded by the coding sequence ATGCTTCATCAATTTGCTTTAAGTTTTGGTCGTTTATTTCCTAAACGTTTAGCCAGGCAGGTTAAGGAACTTTATTTGGCTACTATTTTACAATCATTGGCTTTGGCCATGATTATTATTTTTGAACCGATTTATTTGTGGCAACAAGGACTGGGGCTTAAAGGAATATTGATTTTTTATCTAGCGGTTTATGTTTTATATGTTTTGATTATGCCGCTGGGAGCCAAACTGGCCAATCGTTTTGGCTATGAAACATCAATTGCTTTATCAACTGTTAGTCAAGCAATTTATTTATTGACTTTGTTTCTGTCGGCTTGGTCTTGGTGGTGGTTGGTTATTACGGTGGTGGCTTATGCCGGACAAAAGAGTTTATATTGGCCGGCTTATCATGCAGATTTTGCCCATAATTCCGATTCTGCTGAACAAGGTAAGGAATTGAGTGGGTTGTCGGTTTGTATAGCCTTGGTTTATGTACTGGGTCCTTTATTGGCCGGTTTGTTGTTAACCTTTTTTTCTTGGTTGTGGCTTTTTATAATTGGTAGTTTTATTTTATTGTTGTCTAATTGGCCCCTGTTGCGTACTAAAGAGATTTTTAAACCAACGGATTTTTCTTATTGGGATACTTATAAACAAGTTTTTGGTCGGCAAAATTGGCGGCGTTTATTAGCTTATATTGGGTTTGGTGAAGAGCTTATTGTTATGGTGCTTTGGCCGGTTTTTATAGCTGTTGTTTTAGTTAATTATGCGGAAATCGGTGCGGTGGTAGCCGCTTCGACGTTAGTTATGGCTTTAGTTACTTTGTATATTGGTAAATTAAGTGACGAGCAAGATGCGGGAAAAGTTTTACGTTTATCGGTGTTAGTTTATTTTTTAAGCTGGTTGGGTCGACTGGCCACCCGTTTACCTTTTTCGGTTTTTGTGGTGGATGCTTGGTCGAGGGTGTCTAAAAATGCTGTGATTATTCCTTTAATGTCTATTACTTATCGTCGATCAAAACTGACTTCGGTTATGGCCGGAGGTGTTTTTTTTGAAATGAGTTTATCGGTTGGCAAAATCGTAGCCGCCTTAATACTTTTAGCGATTTTTAGTTTTGGTGAATCTTGGACAGCCGCTTGGTTAACTGGCGCCGCTATGTCATTACTTTATTTGCTGTTAAAGTAG
- a CDS encoding thrombospondin type 3 repeat-containing protein, with amino-acid sequence MAEQDISEINGPTGHNWGLATIALLAVVFGVWQISNSIKLPFAPKIYNDDSQMTVANETVLRASDTDGDGLSDYEEINFYRTSLYLKDTDSDGLDDKAEVDNGSDPNCPQGQDCLKFVAPVSQSETAGYDVEAAPSPEEIRQMLKNNGATDEMLAKYNDQTLINIYQQVAGENKATTGSAGALDTSLQLTDQEKELLQKMSGAELRQFLIAGGADAKELDIIDDTTLQATVKQLFGF; translated from the coding sequence ATGGCCGAGCAAGATATTTCCGAAATAAACGGGCCGACTGGGCATAATTGGGGTTTGGCCACCATAGCTTTATTGGCAGTAGTTTTCGGAGTTTGGCAGATTAGTAATTCAATAAAATTGCCCTTTGCACCCAAAATTTACAATGACGATAGTCAAATGACAGTAGCTAATGAAACGGTTTTACGGGCTAGTGATACGGATGGTGATGGTTTGTCTGATTATGAGGAAATAAATTTTTACCGGACTAGTCTTTATTTAAAAGATACTGATTCAGATGGTTTAGATGACAAAGCGGAAGTGGATAATGGTAGTGATCCTAATTGTCCTCAAGGTCAGGATTGTTTAAAATTTGTGGCTCCAGTTAGCCAATCAGAAACCGCTGGTTATGATGTTGAAGCAGCGCCCAGTCCCGAGGAAATTAGGCAAATGCTTAAGAATAACGGCGCCACTGATGAAATGTTGGCTAAATATAATGACCAAACATTAATTAATATTTATCAGCAAGTGGCTGGTGAAAATAAAGCAACTACAGGGTCAGCCGGAGCTTTAGATACCAGTCTTCAGTTAACGGATCAAGAAAAAGAGCTTTTACAAAAAATGTCCGGTGCTGAATTAAGGCAGTTTTTAATAGCTGGCGGCGCCGATGCTAAGGAATTAGATATAATAGATGACACTACTTTGCAGGCTACGGTTAAACAGTTATTTGGTTTTTAA
- the leuS gene encoding leucine--tRNA ligase, producing the protein MAKYDHQLVEDKWQKIWQTNNYYQADNSSVKPKKYILDMFPYPSGAGLHVGHVESYTAADIISRYFRLKGFEVLHPMGWDSFGLPAENYAIKKKIHPKLVTEQNINRFRQQLKRLGCSYDWSREVATSDPQYYRWTQWIFLKLFAQQLAYQAVVPINWCPSCQTGLANEEVIDGACERCQTIIIKKQKKQWLLKITDYADRLLADLDSLTWPTKIKTMQANWIGRSVGAYIKFKLVDDDFFISVFSTRSDTLFGVTYLVVAPEYAQLDKLIKLEQRSEVGRYVEKVKTVSEYDRADFKRKKTGVFTGSYAINPATNEPVPIWVADYVLASYGTGAVMAVPAHDERDFAFAQKFGLPERVVIVPDSSVRQAARKAYLGEGRLVDSGQFTRLSSEQARKQITDWLKKQNLGQPAVNYKLKDWLFSRQRYWGEPIPIIHCLSCGAVPVPVEDLPVTLPEVEFYQPSGTGESPLATITDWVETVCPKCGKSAKRETDTMPQWAGSSWYWLRFCDPNNSQELFDSQAVSKWAPVDIYVGGAEHAVLHLLYARFWHKVLYDQGLVNHQEPFLRLVNQGIILAADGRKMSKSFDNVVNPDEVIEQWGADCLRLFEMFLGPLEDAKPWQERGIVGLRRFLEKIWNLGNNLLPKEIVPTDLADQSAEFKWQLNLTIKKTTEDIESFRFNTAISGLMEFTNYLTEDKNNLLNNRLEGFKNLLILLYPLAPHITSELWQLSQSQFKWVGSLAEQVWPTYQAAALQTLTTVLAIQVNGKLRGQLNCSVSLSKEEIINQAKVLPGVQKYLANQTIKKTIYVADKIVNFVID; encoded by the coding sequence ATGGCTAAGTATGATCATCAACTAGTTGAAGACAAGTGGCAGAAAATCTGGCAAACTAATAATTATTATCAGGCGGACAACAGTTCAGTTAAACCCAAAAAGTATATTTTGGATATGTTCCCTTATCCGTCTGGAGCCGGTTTGCATGTTGGGCACGTGGAAAGTTATACGGCGGCTGATATTATTAGCCGTTATTTTCGACTTAAAGGTTTTGAAGTCTTGCATCCGATGGGTTGGGATTCTTTTGGTTTGCCGGCCGAAAATTACGCTATTAAAAAAAAGATTCATCCTAAGTTAGTAACGGAACAAAATATTAATCGTTTTCGTCAGCAGTTAAAGCGTTTGGGTTGTTCTTATGATTGGTCCAGGGAAGTTGCTACTTCTGATCCTCAGTATTACCGCTGGACACAATGGATTTTTTTAAAACTTTTTGCCCAGCAATTAGCCTATCAGGCGGTCGTGCCGATTAATTGGTGTCCTTCTTGTCAGACTGGTTTGGCCAATGAGGAAGTAATTGATGGTGCTTGTGAACGTTGTCAGACAATTATTATAAAAAAACAAAAAAAACAGTGGCTGTTAAAAATTACCGATTATGCCGATCGCTTGTTGGCCGATTTAGATTCTTTGACCTGGCCAACAAAAATAAAAACTATGCAGGCCAATTGGATTGGTCGTTCAGTCGGGGCTTATATTAAATTTAAATTAGTAGATGATGATTTTTTTATTTCAGTTTTTTCTACTAGGTCAGATACTTTATTTGGAGTTACTTATTTGGTAGTAGCTCCGGAATATGCTCAATTGGATAAATTAATAAAATTGGAACAACGGAGTGAGGTTGGGCGTTATGTGGAAAAAGTAAAAACCGTTAGTGAGTATGATCGGGCTGATTTTAAAAGAAAAAAAACCGGAGTTTTTACGGGTAGTTATGCTATTAATCCAGCCACTAATGAACCAGTGCCTATTTGGGTAGCGGATTATGTTTTAGCTTCTTATGGTACTGGAGCAGTTATGGCTGTGCCGGCTCATGATGAAAGAGATTTTGCTTTTGCTCAAAAATTTGGTTTACCAGAAAGAGTAGTCATTGTGCCAGATTCTTCAGTGCGTCAAGCTGCCCGCAAGGCTTATTTAGGTGAGGGTCGCCTGGTTGACTCTGGACAATTTACTCGTTTATCTTCCGAGCAGGCTAGAAAGCAAATAACTGATTGGTTAAAAAAACAAAATTTAGGTCAACCAGCTGTTAATTATAAACTTAAAGATTGGTTATTTTCTCGTCAGCGTTATTGGGGTGAACCTATTCCTATAATTCATTGTTTATCTTGCGGAGCCGTACCAGTGCCAGTTGAGGATTTACCAGTAACTTTGCCCGAGGTAGAATTTTATCAGCCGTCGGGTACTGGCGAATCGCCTTTGGCCACAATTACTGACTGGGTTGAGACAGTTTGCCCTAAATGTGGTAAGTCAGCTAAACGGGAAACAGATACCATGCCGCAATGGGCGGGCTCTTCTTGGTATTGGTTAAGATTTTGTGATCCTAATAATTCTCAGGAGCTTTTTGATTCCCAAGCAGTTTCTAAGTGGGCGCCAGTTGATATTTATGTAGGTGGTGCTGAGCACGCCGTTTTGCATTTATTATATGCTAGGTTCTGGCATAAAGTTTTGTATGATCAGGGTTTGGTTAATCATCAAGAACCTTTTTTACGTCTAGTAAATCAAGGAATAATTTTAGCGGCTGATGGACGTAAAATGTCTAAAAGTTTTGATAATGTTGTTAACCCTGATGAAGTCATTGAACAATGGGGCGCTGATTGTTTACGTTTGTTTGAAATGTTTTTAGGTCCTTTGGAGGATGCTAAACCTTGGCAAGAACGGGGAATTGTTGGTTTAAGAAGATTTTTAGAAAAGATTTGGAACTTGGGCAATAATTTATTGCCTAAAGAAATAGTGCCAACAGATTTAGCGGATCAATCAGCCGAATTCAAGTGGCAATTGAATTTAACCATAAAGAAAACAACCGAAGATATAGAGTCGTTTCGTTTTAATACAGCTATTAGTGGTTTAATGGAGTTTACTAATTATTTAACAGAAGATAAAAATAATTTATTAAACAATCGTTTGGAAGGTTTTAAAAATCTTTTGATTTTGCTTTATCCGTTGGCACCGCATATTACCAGTGAATTATGGCAATTGAGTCAGAGTCAGTTTAAGTGGGTTGGTTCTTTGGCTGAGCAGGTGTGGCCAACCTATCAGGCAGCTGCTTTACAAACATTAACCACGGTTTTAGCCATTCAGGTTAATGGTAAATTAAGAGGGCAATTAAATTGTTCCGTTAGTTTATCTAAAGAAGAAATAATTAATCAGGCTAAGGTTTTGCCGGGTGTACAAAAATATTTAGCCAACCAAACAATCAAAAAAACAATTTATGTGGCTGATAAAATAGTAAATTTTGTAATTGATTAA